GTGTCAGATCTCAAGGACTAGTTCGAGGTGCGCAAGGAATAAGAACCTGTCGCTCAAGATAGGTTGTGGGGCACTAGATGAGCTAGCATCAGAAGAAGGGTTGACAAGAGATACATCGGTGTCCTGAGGAATGGGGGTTTGGAAATCCCTACTTCTCCTCGCACGTTGTTTTCTAGGCCTCACACCAGCTAGTCTCATCTTCTCCTTCGCCGAGACCTCATCCCTAGCCATGGATGATTCCGACACTATCGACTCAAGCAGGAGAGGAAAATTGAGTAGGAGGGGTTTTTGCCTAATGTGAAGTGAGATCGAGTGGGCAAAATGGCTGGGTACTTATAGTAGAGAAGGGAGCTTTGGTTGCGTTTACATGTGGTGAGCGCAACTTCtctaaattgcatttttgcctCATGCAAGTTCCTCGTATGATCAAAAGTACGGATTAGATTGTCTCATGGAGTAAGGGCACGATGGGAATAacgcaaaagaaaagataaagcgaGAAATTTTCAGCAACCTCTTCTCAAAAGCATATAGTAATTCCTATGTCTGAACTCTCCCTAATTTTTTCTCTACtcattcaaattaaaatattaataagtaTCATTATATAAAGCTAGCTCAAAGAAGATAAATAGTTTAGGCACTAAACTAAAAGAAACCTAATGGACTTATTGTTATCAAACCTAAATTGAAGTTTGAGTAGAATCGACCGGAccagttattttattttattttgagatatgtaaaaattctcttttagGAAATAGTCTTGTTTAAAGTTTTCTATTATTTTAGACAAGTTCTAGTAATTTGCAAACCATATGCTCAAGTAGTGGCGGTGTATTGATCTTGATAATTTACTTCCATTATTTTCATAATTGGAATTGAACAAATACTTTCTGCATTTTTAACACGATAAGTataaagaatagaaattaatgCACCGCGAGAAGTTCCAGAAGATAAGTGCATGGAAAGTAATGTCTGATATTATTCCAAATCATATAGGGTTATTTTGATCGGATGACGTATGCAAGATGACATACATAATGCGTTACACAATTTTTCAACTCATCTTTACTTTTGATTCTTATTGCTAAGTATATAGTCACGAAAATTTGAGCATGCATCCAATAAGAGAAATTCTTTGTTACAagtttctctctcaattttcttcaaTAACAAGCTCGAGGTCACGCCATAGGCATAATATTatttaagttttaaatatttatgtatttattttctaGGTAGAACACACGGagaaatgaatatatatatatacacacacgactcgaattttttgcattttggaGTATATAATAGTACAAATGCGAAGTATAAATAACAATTGCCCAACGATACAACTTGGATGTCGTCTTCAGCCTTAAATTTGGTAGGACTAAATTACCCTTGACAAGAACTTCAATCTAGTTAAATTTCAGAAAAGGCCCTGGAAAAAAGACAAACTTCAAAATATATACTCCAGAGTCCCTCAAGTATCCTTTATTTACAAAAAAGCACGCCCGTTACGTTTTTCAAATGCAAATAAGGACAAATATCAggtttgaaaagtggaaaacgcCTCCCCTCTTTTCCGGGCCTTCTTAAAAAGTTCCGTGCCTATTTTCCCAAATGTTTTACCAGGTGTCGATGTTCCCGCCTGAATAATGTCCAACTAGCGGAcgaaaataaatgaaagggtaACCACACAATAGAGtcaaattataaaatgaaaatcatgttTCTGCGACTTACTTAAAAGATAAACGATAACAAGGCAACCCATGGATTGGATTTGTAAATAACTGAGGGACTATGATGAAATTTAGGCTCATACATATGTCTCCTATTCATATAgccagtttttctttttgtcaatatTCATGTAGCCAGTTGGCTCATTCATTACTTGTAGATTGAGCTCCTAAAGGAAAGCCAATCCAAGtaggttttttaatttgtgagtagatttcctaatttgaatAAGCTTCCTAAAAAGAGTTTCCTATTTTGAATATGTGTAAGATGAAATTCTACTTGGTCATTAcatagtaaagaaaaaaaaagtgtcatttttttttgcgAGTTTTTTGAATGAGTTTTATGTGAGGGATTCTGATATAACACTTACGAACTTTGTTTAGAGATAAGAAACACTCAAACAATTGTAAACTCTACAGTCTACAGATTCATTATGGATTTATTGGCGGTTGGCTCTCTTTTTGGAATAGGTAGTGACACTTGGAATGGACCTGCCAACCTTTAGTGTTCATATTGTTTCTCTTCGATTTCCTTAGTGAATTATTCTTCTCGCGTTAGATTTGATTTGCAAGATTCATTAGCTTTCACGTTATTTCATACCATTTTATTCATCCATTGCAAAGATCTTTTCAACTATAGATCGTATGTCCCAAATGAAGGTTGGGAAGGCACCCAAAAGCCCCTCAAAACTCGTGCTACTTTTTGGTAGAATTGGAAGCTTGGAAATTTTCCAAGTGTTGAAGTCAGATGGTCACTAATGAGGGGAAGTGAGACTTTTTAGGAATAATTAGGAAAACCTGAGGCAATTCATGACATGGAAACTAAACTAGAATACATGTCGTTGGGGTTGATGTCAAAGGAGTCGACAAAAGAGGTCATGGAGTGTGGTTTTGGAAACCAACAAAAGCGCATTTCATCATCTATGGCTTCTGCCCACAGTAGGGATTCCTAAATCTCATTGCTTCATGATAGGAGAATGGATCATCCTCAAGATGGTAAACAACAAAGTCCTTACCAAAACTTTTAGGAATTCTCTCTCTGTAAATACTTTAACTGTAATTGGTTCAATAGCCAACTGTATGGAATTAGTGTCAGAATGGCCTACTTCAGATTCTAcaagagattttgaaatcatATCTGTAGATTCAGAAACATTCAAGCCTTAATCTTTGAGAAATTTGTTTTCGAAGAACACTGCATCTCTAGATTCTAGCACTGTGTTAGTAGATAGATTTAAAAACCTATTTGCAGCGCTATCTTCTGCACTACCTAGATATACACAAGTAATGGTTCTAGATCATACGTTAGGTTTCTTAGGATCTGGTATACTTACATAAGCAATACAGCCCCAAGTCTTAAGAGTATCATATCTACAAGAGTGTTTATGTCATATCTCATAAGGTGTCGTAGACAATTTAGAGTGTAGCAACCTGTTCAAGATGTGATTAGCAGTTAGAACTGCTTCTCCCCAGTAGGAGGAAGGCATGCCAGCTGTAAATAACATAGAGTTTAACATTTCAGTTAACGTTCTATTCATACGTTCGGCAACACCATTTGATTGGAGTGAATAAGGAGCAGTGGTTTCAAGTATTATACCTTCTAAAGCACAAAATTCCTTGAATCTTGACATAGTatattctcttcctctatcactcctaaacctcttaattttcaagttgagtttaTTTTCTACTCTAGatttgaaaatcttaaatttttcaaaagttctatctttcgatttcaacaaatagatatgacaatatctagaaaaatcgTCTACGAATGTATTAGATACTTCTGACCAACTCTGGTAATATAATTTCTAAAGTCACAAATATCATAATGTATTAACTCAATAAGTTGTGTGCTTTTAGAAATCAACTTAAAAGGTTTTCTAATGATTTTAGCATGTGCACACACTTCACACTTGTCAAATTGAATAGAAGTATTTAATGGAATGTTGTGAGTTTTAACTAGATGTTGCATTTTCCTGTAATTCACATGTCCGAGTCTATTGTGTAACAACTTTGGATCAATCAAAGTAGAATTCACATGGTTTATACTATTAGTATTTAAACTCAACCTATACATACCATTAACTATGAAGATTTTGTCAAGACAAACTCACTGGTGTGCATCGGGAGATtgaagtctatgttgatgatatgatcgcaAAGACTCGGCCTGGAAGAAGCCATGTGGAAACCCTGAAGAAATTGTTTGATCGACTCCGTGAATTCAAGCTTCGGCTAAATCCCACTAAATGCGTGTTCGGGGCAACATCCGGTAAATTACTCGGATTCATTGTAAGCAGTAAGGGGATTGAGATTGACCCATCCAAGGCTAAGGCCATATGCGAATTGCAATCTCCATCAACAGTGAAGGAAGTTCGGAGCCTCCTAGGAAGACTGAATTACATAGCCCggttcatttcccaactttctgagactgccaagccattcttcaagctcctaaagaagaatgcacgaATCAAATGGGATGATGAGTGTCGAGAAGCATTCAACAAGTTAAAGCAGTACCtgatgaatccaccagttcttgtcccACCATCACCGAAGCATCCCttgattctctacctcaccattcatagtgAGTCATTGGGTGCAATGTTGGCTCAGGAAAGTCCAGTGGATAAAAAAGAACGAGCCGTTTATTATCTGAGTAAAAAGTTCACTGTATCAGAGCTGAAATATTCTGATGTTGAAAAAACTTGTGTGGCATTggtgtgggtattgcatagattgcGACAATACACACTACATTATCAGACATTTCTCATAACTGAAAACGACCCCATCAAGTATTTACTTGATcggccagctttggtgggtaagttggccaaatggcaaattttgatctccgaatttgatgtgcaatacaTGCCACAGAAGTCGGTTAAGGGTCGAGTAATTGCCGATCTATTGGCCGGAAATTCACGAGTCTATAATGACGATGACGGTTTCCTTGATGACCGTatcttgagtgtaaatgaagactcatggaagatgttctttgatggagctgtaaacTTGCGGTTCAGTTTGGGCGGTTACGATATCCCCAGATGGACAGCACTATCCggtagctgcaaaattgatattcccatgcactaacaatgtggCCGAGTATGAGGCTTGCATCCTCGGACTTCAAGCTGCGATCGAGATGTGTGTGGCCAAGTTAATGGTATTTGGAGATTCGGCACTGATCATATTACAGACTGTAGGTGAGTGGAAGACTAAGGATGCCAAGTTGCTCCCGTACCACAAGTACTTAGAAGATCTGGTAAAGGAGTTTGACgaaatttcatttgaatacttgccaaggtctcataatcaatttgcgGATGCACTCGCGACTttgtcatctatgttgcaagtcactGACGGGTTAGAGGTTGAGCCTTTGAAGATAGAGGTTTTGCCAAAGCCGGCTTATTGTATGATTGTGACTGGAGAACCCGATggaaaaccatggtattacgatatcatgaattACATTAAAAGACATGAATTTCCCGAAGGAAGCACTCAGGCTGATAGAAAATACATCACGAAGATGGCTTCGAAATTTTTCGTTAGTGGTGAAAATTTGTATAAGAGATCTTACGACTCTGTTTTGTTGCGATGTATAGATGCAGTCgaagccactcaaatcatgcaagaagtacACGAAGGAAtatgtggccctcatatgaatgggcacatgatggctaagaagattatgagattaggTTACTATTGGCTCACACTAGAAAGTGACTGCATCAAACATGTACGGAGTTGTCATCGTTGCCAAATCCATggtgataagataaatgttcctccaaccgAGCTACATCAGTTCTCCGAGCCATGGCCcttctcaatgtggggcattgatgtgatcgGCCCAATAAACCCGAAGGCTTCCAATGGGCACCGATTCATTTTAGTGGCCATAGAttatttctccaaatggatCGAAGCTACGTCATTTGCAAGTGTCACTGCTCGCAATGTTGCAAAGTTCATCAgacgtgacataattgctcgctatggtgTCCCTGAAACAATCATCACTGACAACggaacaaatttgaacaacaagcttgttgatgagttgtttAGCGAGTTCAAGATCAAGCATCTGAATTCGTCCCCTTATCGCCCTCAAATGAACGGGGCTGTTGAAGCAGCcaataagaacattaagaagattttggctaagacagccgagaattatagagattggcatgacaggtTACCCTTCGCATTAATGGCGTATCGGACATCGATCCGCACTTCCACTGGGGCAACCCCGTTTGCTTTGGTGTACGGCATGGAGG
The window above is part of the Eucalyptus grandis isolate ANBG69807.140 chromosome 6, ASM1654582v1, whole genome shotgun sequence genome. Proteins encoded here:
- the LOC120294258 gene encoding uncharacterized protein LOC120294258, translated to MPQKSVKGRVIADLLAGNSRVYNDDDVWAVTISPDGQHYPVAAKLIFPCTNNVAEYEACILGLQAAIEMCVAKLMVFGDSALIILQTVGEWKTKDAKLLPYHKYLEDLVKEFDEISFEYLPRSHNQFADALATLSSMLQVTDGLEVEPLKIEVLPKPAYCMIVTGEPDGKPWYYDIMNYIKRHEFPEGSTQADRKYITKMASKFFVSGENLYKRSYDSVLLRCYYWLTLESDCIKHVRSCHRCQIHGDKINVPPTELHQFSEPWPFSMWGIDVIGPINPKASNGHRFILVAIDYFSKWIEATSFASVTARNVAKFIRRDIIARYGVPETIITDNGTNLNNKLVDELFSEFKIKHLNSSPYRPQMNGAVTLRINGVSDIDPHFHWGNPVCFGVRHGGNSTCRSGDSFSESFISSGVVQKAEWSQQRLEQLNLIDEKRRRLFVMAKLIAKSCDPSTEKCDRNISR